Part of the Ignatzschineria larvae DSM 13226 genome, GAGGTTTTTACGTGCTTCATCAAGAGAGATACCGTCAACAGTGATATCTGCTAAGTCATCGATGCAAGTTGCACGTTTTTCGAAAGCGATATCTGCCACTTTGTTAGAGAATGCGATAAAGTCTTCGTTTTTAGTGACGAAGTCAGTTTCACAGTTGACTTCTACGATCACGCCGAATTTATCGTCGCTACGTACTAAAAGTGTTCCTTCAGCGGCTGCGCGGTCTGCTTTTTTATCAGCTTTTGCTTGGCCGTTTTTACGCATCAATTCGATTGCGGCTTCAATATCACCATTTGTCTCTGTTAATGCTTTTTTGCATTCCATCATTCCAGAACCTGTACGTTCACGGAGTTCTTTTACCATAGCTGCTGTAATTGCCATTATAAAATACCTTTATCTAATAAAGTTAATCGGAAAAGAGAAGATTGAGCGCTGTTCAAAATTATCAGATTGCAGCGCTCAATGAACCCATTATTCTGCTGCTTGTGCTTCTTCAGCTTTAACTTCAACAACTTCTTCAACGACTGCTTCAACAACTTCTTCAGTAACTTCTTCAGTAACTTCTACAAATTGATCTTTCTCTTGAAGATCTTGAGAGATCAATTGTGCATTTGAACCGCGGCCTTCGATTACAGCATCAGCTGCTGCTGTTGCATAGAGTTGAATTGCGCGGATTGCATCGTCGTTACCAGGAATAACGTAATCGATATTGTCTGGTGAGCTGTTAGTATCTACAACGCCAATTACAGGAATACCCATTTTTCTTGCTTCTGCAACTGCGTTACTTTCGTAGCCTACATCGATGATGAAGATTGCATCAGGAATGTTTGGCATCTCTTTGATACCGCCGAGGCTTTTCTCAAGTTTGTTGAGTTCGCGCTCTAAAAGAATCCCTTCTTTTTTAGTTAAACGCTCAAGAGAACCGTCAGCTTTCATCTCTTCGATTTCACGAAGACGACGAATTGAGTTACGAACAGTTTTGAAGTTAGTAAGCATACCACCTAACCAGCGATGGTTAACGTAAGGCATACCTGCACGTTTAGCTTGTTCTGTGATAATGTCAGAGGCTGCGCGTTTTGTACCTACGAACAATACACGACCATTTTGTGATGCTACTTTAGAGATAAAGTTCATCGCATCATTAAACATCGGAAGGGTTTCTTCTAAGTTAATGATATGAATCTTTGAACGTGAGCCAAAGATATAAGGTTTCATTTTTGGATTCCAAAAACGAGTTTGATGGCCGAAGTGAACGCCCGCTTCGAGCATGTCGCGCATAGAAACTTGTGACATAAATTTTCCTTTTGTAATTTAGGGTTAAGCCTCCAGATCATCCATAAACGTAACTTGTCGAAGTTCCATTGCTGAAATCTACGCAAGCACCCCCGTTTAGGTTTGAAAATCTGTGAGTAATGTAAAATAAAAAATGTAAGTAAGGAATTGATTTCATTTATTTAAAGCGATCTTGAAAATAGGTTTCAATGACAGTTTTAATCAATGCTATCCCCGACTTACTCGTAATGATCTTCTTTAACAGCGATTACCTTATAACTCTCCAAATGATTCAAAACGATTCTTAACATTGGGAAGTAACAGGATCGACTCATTAAAAATGACAAGCCCCGTATTATAGCGCTAACGTGAGATTTTATCTAGGGGCTGTTGAACATTCATAACTTCAGCCAAATATAGGCACAAGCTAAAGCAACGTTGTTTTCATAATGTTGTTTTAGCTTGTCATATCTTGTTGCTATACTTCTAAAATGTTTCAGCCTTGCAAATGCATTCTCCACTAAATGCCGAGTTTTATAAATATGCCAGTCCATATGATTATTATTCGTAAGAGTATTCCTCTTTTTAGGAATAATAGCTTTAGCTCCTTGATTTATAATATCTTCTCTAAAACTCTCAGAATCATAACCTTTATCTGCACTAACGTAATCTGTCGTATTTAAATGAACCCTGCTAAGTAGCTCTGGAGCGACCTTGATATCGTGGGTCGTTCCATCTGTTACGATAAATTCACAGGGATTACCGCAAGCATCTACGATCATATGAATTTTTGAACTATTTCCACCAACACTTTTAGATATTGCTTGAGGATTATCTGCGGTTGCTCCTGTGCTATGCTGGTGAGCTCTAATGTGAGTTGCATCTATAAACAGCCATTCATAGTCAACATCTTGTGATAGTTTTTTAAATAATTTCAAGAGCTTGTTATTTTTAGACCAACGACTAAAAGTTTTAAAAATAGTATTAGGTCGCCCAAATTGCTCAGGAATATCCCTCCAAGGAACACCTGTTCTCATTCTAAATAGAATACCCTCAACGATATTTCTTAAATTTGGTTTGTCATAGATATTCAAATCTAGGAGAATAGGCTTCAGTTTCAGCCATAGTTTATCTGTAAGCATGGTTCGAGACATAGCGAGAGGTAGGTTTTTTTTGACGATAATATTCTACCGCTCGCTTTTTTTATTTTGAACTGCAATGTTCAACAGCCCCTAGCAATTTAAAATAATATTAAGGGGAGGAATAGGGCGTCTTGTGGTATAATTTCGACGATATAATTTAAGACTTAGGATAGAACAATGACTTATAAAAATGATCGTTTTATTCGTGCGCTACTCAAAGAGCCAGTGGATCGTACGCCTGTATGGATGATGCGTCAAGCGGGCCGCTATCTTCCTGAGTATCGTGCTGTTCGGGCAAAAGCAGGGGATTTTATGTCGCTCTGCCGTAATGCCGAGTTTGCCTGTGAAGTAACACTGCAACCGATTGATCGCTTTGGATTTGATGCGGCGATTCTCTTTTCCGATATTTTGACCATTCCCGATGCAATGGGGTTAGAGTTGAGCTTTGTCTCTGGTAAAGGGCCGGTATTTGCTAAGCCTATTGAGTCGGTGGCGGATATCGAAGCGTTACCTAACATCGATGTGAATGATGAGCTTGGCTATGTGATGAATGCCGTTTCAACCATTCGTAAAGCGCTTAAAAATGAAGTACCGTTGATCGGTTTTACCGGTAGCCCTTGGACGCTTGCGACTTATATGATCGAAGGCGGTAGTAGCAAAGATTTCGGTAAAGTGCGTGGCTTTATGTATGAACATCCTGAAGCGATGCATCTACTACTTGATAAATTAGCGGATGTGGTGATCGATTATCTCAATGCGCAGATTCAAAGCGGGGCGGCTGCGGTTCAGATCTTTGATACTTGGGGAGGAATCCTCTCTAAACAGCATTATCAAGCATTCTCGCTTCGTTATATGCAGAAGATTATCAATGGTTTGATCAAAGAGTATGATGGTGCGCCTATTCCTAGTATCGTATTCACTAAAAATGGCGGCATGTGGCTTAAAGAGCAAGCAG contains:
- a CDS encoding IS5 family transposase; the encoded protein is MSRTMLTDKLWLKLKPILLDLNIYDKPNLRNIVEGILFRMRTGVPWRDIPEQFGRPNTIFKTFSRWSKNNKLLKLFKKLSQDVDYEWLFIDATHIRAHQHSTGATADNPQAISKSVGGNSSKIHMIVDACGNPCEFIVTDGTTHDIKVAPELLSRVHLNTTDYVSADKGYDSESFREDIINQGAKAIIPKKRNTLTNNNHMDWHIYKTRHLVENAFARLKHFRSIATRYDKLKQHYENNVALACAYIWLKL
- the rpsB gene encoding 30S ribosomal protein S2, which translates into the protein MSQVSMRDMLEAGVHFGHQTRFWNPKMKPYIFGSRSKIHIINLEETLPMFNDAMNFISKVASQNGRVLFVGTKRAASDIITEQAKRAGMPYVNHRWLGGMLTNFKTVRNSIRRLREIEEMKADGSLERLTKKEGILLERELNKLEKSLGGIKEMPNIPDAIFIIDVGYESNAVAEARKMGIPVIGVVDTNSSPDNIDYVIPGNDDAIRAIQLYATAAADAVIEGRGSNAQLISQDLQEKDQFVEVTEEVTEEVVEAVVEEVVEVKAEEAQAAE
- the hemE gene encoding uroporphyrinogen decarboxylase, whose amino-acid sequence is MTYKNDRFIRALLKEPVDRTPVWMMRQAGRYLPEYRAVRAKAGDFMSLCRNAEFACEVTLQPIDRFGFDAAILFSDILTIPDAMGLELSFVSGKGPVFAKPIESVADIEALPNIDVNDELGYVMNAVSTIRKALKNEVPLIGFTGSPWTLATYMIEGGSSKDFGKVRGFMYEHPEAMHLLLDKLADVVIDYLNAQIQSGAAAVQIFDTWGGILSKQHYQAFSLRYMQKIINGLIKEYDGAPIPSIVFTKNGGMWLKEQAVIGANGLGLDWMTDISEAKAQVGQQVVLQGNMDPGVLYSTPKVVREHVGQVLAGFGQVGKNEGHIFNLGHGIHPGIDPENVKAMVEAVHELSPQYHTLGQQKG